A section of the Gemmatimonadota bacterium genome encodes:
- a CDS encoding RNA polymerase sigma factor RpoD/SigA, protein MATATQNRKRKGRGNLLTGFDASIEEQSSLDQYLRDVSRHELITPDREKELGYRAQKGDQDAIQELAKANLRFVISVAKKYQNRGVALTDLIQEGNVGLVTAARKFDPDQGVKFISYAVWWIRQAILASLANQGRAVRVPLNRASDLARIFREKERLKQELGRDPTPEELSNATDLTPELIESLQTLNAAEIRLDAPIGDSEDSQLVERFILEEAAEPEHEVEDRLLTEVVEGALETLEPRDAKVLRLYFGLEGEREHTLEEIGNLLGVTRERIRQLRDRALRRLREGTKGSALASFAA, encoded by the coding sequence ATGGCCACGGCGACGCAGAACCGGAAGCGGAAGGGGCGGGGGAACCTGCTCACCGGGTTCGACGCCAGCATCGAAGAGCAGTCCTCTCTCGATCAGTACCTGCGCGATGTCAGCCGCCACGAGCTGATCACGCCGGATCGGGAGAAGGAGCTCGGATATCGGGCCCAGAAGGGGGATCAGGACGCCATCCAGGAGCTGGCCAAGGCCAACCTGCGCTTCGTGATCAGCGTCGCGAAGAAGTACCAGAACCGCGGTGTGGCGCTCACGGACCTCATCCAGGAAGGCAACGTCGGTCTGGTGACGGCGGCCCGGAAGTTCGATCCCGATCAGGGCGTGAAGTTCATCAGCTACGCGGTGTGGTGGATCCGGCAGGCCATCCTCGCCTCCCTGGCCAACCAGGGGCGCGCGGTGCGCGTGCCGCTCAACCGTGCTTCGGACCTGGCGCGCATCTTCCGCGAGAAGGAGCGTCTCAAGCAGGAGCTCGGTCGTGACCCCACGCCCGAGGAGCTGTCGAACGCCACCGACCTGACGCCGGAGCTGATCGAGTCGCTGCAGACGCTCAACGCGGCGGAGATCCGGCTGGATGCGCCCATCGGCGACAGCGAGGACTCGCAGCTGGTGGAGCGCTTCATCCTCGAGGAGGCGGCCGAGCCCGAGCACGAGGTCGAGGACCGTCTTCTCACCGAGGTGGTGGAGGGCGCGCTCGAGACGCTCGAGCCGCGTGACGCGAAGGTGCTGCGGCTGTACTTCGGGCTCGAAGGCGAGCGGGAGCACACGCTGGAGGAGATCGGCAACCTGCTGGGCGTGACGCGCGAGCGGATCCGACAGCTGCGCGACCGCGCGCTGCGCCGCCTGCGTGAAGGCACGAAGGGCTCCGCGTTGGCGTCCTTCGCCGCCTGA
- a CDS encoding nuclear transport factor 2 family protein: MRTFRLLLIVLTASTACAALSDPAPLAAQTPEQTRLAAEVRTAERAFARSMADRDHAAFTSFLAEEAVFFTGAEPLRGREAVAAGWRPFFDGPEAPFSWEPETVEVLPSGTLALSSGPVRAPDGTRSGTFNSVWRLDADGRWRVVFDKGCP; this comes from the coding sequence ATGCGTACGTTCCGTCTGCTCCTGATCGTCCTGACCGCGTCCACGGCCTGCGCCGCCCTGTCCGACCCGGCTCCGCTCGCGGCCCAGACCCCCGAGCAGACCCGGTTGGCGGCCGAGGTCCGCACGGCCGAGCGTGCCTTCGCGCGTTCGATGGCCGACCGCGACCACGCCGCCTTCACGTCCTTCCTCGCCGAGGAGGCCGTGTTCTTCACGGGCGCCGAGCCCCTGAGGGGCCGGGAGGCGGTGGCGGCGGGATGGCGGCCCTTCTTCGACGGCCCCGAGGCGCCGTTCTCCTGGGAGCCGGAGACGGTCGAGGTGCTGCCCTCCGGAACCCTGGCCCTGAGCAGCGGACCGGTGCGGGCCCCGGACGGCACGCGCTCGGGGACGTTCAACAGCGTGTGGCGGCTGGACGCGGACGGACGTTGGCGGGTGGTCTTCGACAAGGGGTGCCCGTAG
- a CDS encoding EVE domain-containing protein: MAKRYWLMKSEPDVYSIEDLERDGRTHWDGVRNPVARKNMESMQEGDLVFFYHSNAKPPGVAGIAEVVREAYPDPSQFDRSSPYHDPKATREKPRWSLVDVGFVERFADVVGLPEIKDTPELEDMVLVRNSRLSVQPVQKSEWDRIVRVGRRKT; this comes from the coding sequence ATGGCGAAGCGGTACTGGTTGATGAAGTCCGAACCGGACGTCTACTCCATCGAGGACCTGGAGCGTGACGGGCGCACGCACTGGGACGGGGTGCGCAATCCGGTGGCCCGGAAGAACATGGAGTCGATGCAGGAGGGCGACCTCGTGTTCTTCTACCACAGCAATGCCAAGCCCCCCGGGGTGGCGGGGATCGCGGAGGTGGTGCGCGAGGCCTATCCCGACCCCTCCCAGTTCGACCGCTCCAGCCCGTATCACGATCCCAAGGCCACGCGCGAGAAGCCGCGCTGGTCCCTGGTGGATGTCGGATTCGTGGAGAGGTTCGCGGACGTGGTGGGATTGCCCGAGATCAAGGACACGCCCGAGCTGGAGGACATGGTCCTCGTGCGGAACTCGCGCCTGAGCGTGCAGCCCGTCCAGAAGTCCGAGTGGGACCGCATCGTGCGCGTGGGGCGTCGAAAGACGTAG
- a CDS encoding nuclease — protein MATPQPSVQPEPGVSNVEALRESVRGRAENRPGVYRMVGGGGDVLYVGKSIRVRTRLLSYFRAQKGDKAFDLMRETASIEWDYIPNEFGALVREMRLIQRWRPPFNVQHKKKRPYAFVKLTREAAPRLVPVRDVVADGSRYYGPFPAVTRLRDAARGLSQVVGLRDCASATPIFFDDQLEMFAADRPPLCMRAELGTCPAPCAGGVSSRAYAERVETAGRFLDGTDDRPLAALDAAMHAAAARHEFEYAARLRDRRTALAEFRDQLEEFRGFVRDLSFVYKVPGDGGEDRIYVIRSGRVRAERSLPRGRAERTAADETVRTVFRGADPPVSALAPEEAAEILLVARWFRMNPAERGRTIKPERWLDPGSAPRKKRGRRGDRTAEGTVVLGPRAAWG, from the coding sequence GTGGCCACGCCCCAGCCGAGCGTGCAGCCGGAGCCCGGTGTGTCGAACGTGGAGGCGCTCAGGGAGTCGGTCCGCGGCCGTGCGGAGAACCGTCCGGGCGTCTACCGGATGGTCGGCGGGGGTGGGGACGTCCTCTACGTGGGGAAGTCCATCCGGGTGCGCACGCGCCTGCTCTCCTATTTCCGGGCGCAGAAGGGGGACAAGGCGTTCGACCTGATGCGGGAGACGGCCTCGATCGAATGGGACTACATCCCCAACGAGTTCGGCGCCCTGGTGCGGGAGATGCGGCTCATCCAGCGCTGGCGGCCGCCGTTCAACGTGCAGCACAAGAAGAAGCGGCCGTACGCGTTCGTGAAGCTGACCCGCGAAGCGGCCCCCCGTCTCGTCCCGGTCCGCGACGTCGTGGCCGACGGCTCGCGCTACTACGGACCCTTCCCCGCCGTGACACGCCTGCGCGACGCGGCCCGGGGGCTCTCGCAGGTCGTGGGCCTGCGCGACTGCGCGAGCGCCACTCCGATTTTCTTCGACGATCAACTGGAGATGTTCGCGGCCGACCGACCGCCGCTGTGCATGCGGGCCGAGCTGGGCACCTGTCCGGCGCCCTGTGCCGGCGGCGTGTCCAGCCGCGCCTACGCGGAGCGGGTGGAGACCGCCGGCCGCTTCCTCGACGGCACGGACGATCGGCCGCTGGCCGCTCTGGATGCCGCCATGCACGCTGCCGCCGCCCGCCACGAGTTCGAGTATGCTGCGCGGCTGCGTGACCGGCGCACGGCGCTGGCCGAGTTCCGCGACCAGCTCGAGGAGTTCCGCGGCTTCGTCCGCGACCTCTCGTTCGTCTACAAGGTGCCGGGGGACGGAGGCGAAGACCGCATCTACGTGATCCGGAGCGGGCGCGTCCGCGCCGAACGGAGCCTGCCCCGGGGACGCGCCGAACGGACAGCCGCGGACGAGACGGTGCGCACGGTCTTCCGCGGCGCCGACCCTCCGGTCTCGGCGCTCGCCCCCGAGGAGGCCGCGGAGATCCTGCTGGTGGCGCGCTGGTTCCGGATGAACCCGGCCGAGCGCGGTCGGACCATCAAGCCCGAGCGCTGGCTCGATCCCGGCTCGGCGCCTCGCAAGAAGCGCGGCCGACGCGGAGACCGCACCGCGGAGGGCACCGTGGTCCTGGGGCCGCGGGCGGCGTGGGGCTGA
- a CDS encoding HD domain-containing protein, with amino-acid sequence MSGPEFRVVRDPIWNTIRVDAIAMRIVDTAAFQRLRYIRQLGHAHLVYPGATHTRFDHALGVYHLARRALHLLDERGLLGGAAGEGAELVPYAALLHDIGHYAFSHAIEELEPERTPGDHEAVAERFFRSEALALALAPLGEDAPGRIFDLIRGRSDAPLAGLVSGSLDLDKMEYLRRDARFCGVPYGEVDVDRLLQGLLVLPAPESGRLEIGVDEKALSALESLLFAKYQMFRNVYWHHAVRSATALYKRIVESAVEAEWLGPDELVGPTDEELLFRIAERARARGAGGPLARRVTERWLPALRERRLPKRAVEIPAADMDGGERIPELAGDLSARRGVEDEWAVELGLEPGEVFIDFPVKPAMFQSNALVRRSGGTVVRIGSGGIRGLIDLPALAEALYRSARVLRVFTLERRTLDPARVLERLSRR; translated from the coding sequence ATGTCCGGCCCCGAGTTCCGCGTCGTCCGCGACCCGATCTGGAACACGATCCGCGTCGACGCCATCGCGATGCGGATCGTCGACACGGCCGCCTTCCAGCGGCTCCGGTATATCCGTCAGCTCGGGCATGCGCACCTGGTCTATCCGGGCGCCACCCATACCCGCTTCGACCACGCCCTGGGGGTCTACCACCTCGCGCGGCGTGCCCTGCACCTGCTGGACGAGCGCGGCTTGCTGGGCGGTGCGGCGGGGGAGGGCGCCGAGCTGGTGCCGTATGCGGCCCTGCTCCACGACATCGGGCACTACGCGTTCTCACATGCCATCGAGGAGCTGGAGCCCGAGCGCACGCCCGGCGATCACGAGGCCGTGGCGGAGCGCTTCTTCCGCTCGGAGGCGCTGGCCCTGGCCCTGGCTCCGTTGGGCGAGGATGCGCCCGGACGGATCTTCGACCTCATCCGGGGCCGGTCCGACGCGCCGCTGGCCGGTCTGGTCAGCGGGAGCCTGGATCTGGACAAGATGGAGTATCTGCGGCGGGACGCGCGCTTCTGCGGCGTCCCGTACGGAGAGGTGGACGTGGACCGGCTCCTCCAGGGCTTGCTGGTGCTGCCCGCTCCCGAGAGCGGTCGGCTCGAGATCGGCGTGGACGAGAAGGCGCTGTCCGCCCTCGAGTCGCTGCTGTTCGCCAAGTACCAGATGTTCCGCAACGTCTACTGGCACCACGCCGTGCGGTCGGCCACCGCCCTGTACAAGCGGATCGTGGAGAGCGCCGTGGAGGCGGAGTGGCTGGGTCCGGACGAGCTGGTGGGCCCGACGGACGAAGAGCTCCTCTTCCGGATCGCCGAGCGCGCCCGGGCGCGGGGCGCCGGAGGCCCGTTGGCGCGGCGCGTGACGGAGCGGTGGCTGCCGGCCCTGCGCGAGCGGCGTCTCCCCAAGCGTGCGGTCGAGATCCCGGCTGCCGACATGGACGGGGGCGAGCGGATCCCGGAGCTGGCGGGTGACCTTTCGGCCCGCAGGGGTGTCGAAGACGAGTGGGCCGTCGAGCTGGGCCTGGAACCCGGCGAGGTGTTCATCGACTTCCCGGTCAAGCCGGCCATGTTCCAGTCCAATGCCCTGGTGCGCCGGTCCGGTGGGACCGTCGTGCGGATCGGGTCGGGGGGGATCCGGGGGCTGATCGACCTGCCGGCCCTCGCGGAGGCGCTGTACCGCTCCGCGCGGGTGCTGCGGGTCTTCACCCTGGAGCGGAGGACTCTCGACCCCGCCCGGGTGTTGGAGCGCCTGAGCCGTCGCTGA
- the pckA gene encoding phosphoenolpyruvate carboxykinase (ATP) — translation MQAAGTATAEVTSEYGIENHGIRPTKPVHWNLSPAALYEAALRRGEGQLAQGGGFAAVTSPHTGRSPNDKFLVQEPSTEGDIAWGSVNRPISDEHYQTLRKEVVAFLGDQELFVRDARAGADPKYGMNVRVISTNAWQTLFAYNMFLRPAAADLAAMVPDFTVLHAPEFEADPERHGTRSTTAILLNFAAREVLICGTRYAGEIKKSVFSVLNFTLPEQNVFPMHCSANIGDSSDVALFFGLSGTGKTTLSADPERGLIGDDEHGWSDKGVFNFEGGCYAKVIRLSPEGEPEIYNATRMFGTILENVVLDANTRAIDYDDSSITENTRASYPIEYVPNAVTPSHGGHPQNVVFLTADAFGVMPPIARLTPEQAMYHFLSGYTAKVAGTERGVTEPKATFSACFGAPFLPRSPVVYARMLGDKLRTHEARVWLVNTGWTGGPFGTGSRMKLSHTRAMVRAALAGQLDDVETRTDPVFGFEVPTEVPHVPPQVLEPRATWSNGAEYDAQAQKLAQMFRDNFKQFEGEVSDEVKAAGPR, via the coding sequence ATGCAGGCAGCGGGCACGGCGACCGCCGAGGTCACCAGCGAATACGGAATCGAGAACCACGGCATCCGGCCCACGAAGCCGGTCCACTGGAATCTCTCCCCGGCCGCGCTCTACGAGGCAGCGCTCCGGCGGGGCGAGGGTCAACTGGCACAGGGAGGCGGCTTCGCGGCGGTGACCTCGCCGCACACGGGCCGTTCGCCCAACGACAAGTTCCTGGTCCAGGAGCCCTCCACCGAGGGCGACATCGCCTGGGGCTCCGTGAACCGGCCGATCAGCGACGAGCACTACCAGACGCTGCGCAAGGAGGTCGTTGCCTTCCTGGGTGACCAGGAGCTGTTCGTGCGCGACGCGCGTGCCGGGGCCGATCCCAAGTACGGCATGAACGTACGGGTGATCAGCACCAATGCGTGGCAGACGCTCTTCGCCTACAACATGTTCCTGCGCCCGGCCGCGGCGGACCTCGCCGCCATGGTCCCGGACTTCACGGTGCTGCACGCGCCGGAGTTCGAAGCCGACCCCGAGCGTCACGGAACGCGCAGCACGACCGCCATCCTGCTCAACTTCGCAGCGCGCGAAGTCCTGATCTGCGGCACGCGCTACGCCGGCGAGATCAAGAAGTCGGTCTTCTCCGTGCTCAACTTCACGCTGCCGGAGCAGAACGTCTTCCCCATGCACTGCTCCGCCAACATCGGCGACAGCTCGGACGTCGCCCTGTTCTTCGGCCTTTCCGGCACGGGCAAGACGACGCTGTCGGCCGACCCCGAGCGGGGTTTGATCGGCGACGACGAGCACGGCTGGTCCGACAAGGGCGTCTTCAACTTCGAAGGTGGCTGCTACGCCAAGGTGATCCGCCTCTCGCCCGAGGGTGAGCCGGAGATCTACAACGCCACCCGCATGTTCGGTACGATCCTCGAGAACGTGGTGCTGGACGCCAACACGCGCGCCATCGACTACGACGACAGCTCGATCACCGAGAACACGCGCGCGTCCTACCCGATCGAATACGTCCCCAACGCCGTCACGCCGAGCCACGGGGGGCACCCGCAGAACGTGGTGTTCCTGACCGCGGACGCCTTCGGGGTCATGCCTCCGATCGCGCGCCTCACGCCGGAGCAGGCGATGTACCACTTCCTGTCCGGCTACACGGCCAAGGTGGCGGGCACGGAGCGCGGCGTCACCGAGCCCAAGGCGACGTTCAGCGCCTGTTTCGGCGCGCCGTTCCTGCCGCGTTCGCCGGTGGTCTACGCGCGGATGCTGGGCGACAAGCTCCGCACGCACGAAGCGCGGGTCTGGCTGGTGAACACCGGGTGGACGGGCGGCCCGTTCGGCACCGGGAGCCGCATGAAGCTGAGCCACACCCGCGCCATGGTGCGGGCCGCGCTGGCGGGCCAGCTGGACGACGTGGAGACCCGCACCGATCCCGTGTTCGGCTTCGAGGTCCCCACGGAGGTGCCCCACGTTCCCCCGCAGGTGCTCGAGCCGCGCGCCACCTGGTCGAACGGTGCCGAGTACGACGCCCAGGCGCAGAAGCTGGCCCAGATGTTCCGGGACAACTTCAAGCAGTTCGAAGGCGAGGTCTCGGACGAGGTGAAGGCCGCCGGACCGCGCTGA
- a CDS encoding carboxypeptidase-like regulatory domain-containing protein, with protein MAQSKKPQGAVTLEIPLDASGVEDFTPDQALKVVARSSAGLRSATVKLDKSGKGTAKLSFDEPPRSVQLHVGPDGLADDEIAGMDTLTQKVPARVLAGGGSIRLTPILIPPFYWYWWLRWCRVFTVRGRVVCADGTPVPAAEVCAFDMDGWAFWHSKQQVGCATTDQNGAFEIRFRWCCGLWPWYWWRRRVWEFDPDLAKLFGSAVRMNPDLAFDPPGGVPSLKPFATLLRDTGIDTTSPLGPDQLDSLERVRLRLLERLPQVPELERLHIWPFHPWYPWRDCHPDLVFRVTQDCGQPGTVIVDEGWFDTRWNVPTDLTVTLVANDKACCIDDGCQDPPCDDDECLVVTSVCGYTIDQIGGNLGAPAAPVGYARPGAVTAGTQAYNGDRPFGGSVNVVKNGADTLGVDYYEIEYDGGSGWTPLPFGWAHNITRAWLQTDGALWTSGAEVFKWDNTLAAGHSVIESREHFEANGPFNDWFPPGAPGSSRFWTSNKYLLMSLDSTKFADGTYRFRVIGWDLVGGALQNPQVIPLCGTQQDNELVLTFDNRVVDSATHDPTHLCGSVHTCTTEPDTHFVAVRINGQSVGPCETVPSGPGTLEIDFMALDPDEHLGGYSLIATYGLNQSRNLLNQPGSTVTTLVPGLPSGWQAAPASSEGTYGVALAQGAVAPHWRGGSFRLTVPLTEAFPEPCCYQLELRAWKRTVVSCSGNYDHRNLSEYTLGVGVCP; from the coding sequence ATGGCGCAATCGAAGAAGCCCCAAGGGGCCGTCACCCTCGAGATTCCTCTCGACGCATCCGGCGTCGAGGACTTCACGCCCGATCAAGCCCTGAAGGTGGTGGCGCGCTCGAGCGCCGGCCTCCGCTCGGCGACCGTCAAGCTGGACAAGTCCGGCAAGGGTACGGCGAAGCTGTCCTTCGACGAGCCGCCCCGTTCGGTGCAGCTGCACGTGGGACCGGACGGTCTCGCGGACGACGAGATCGCCGGGATGGACACGCTGACGCAGAAGGTCCCGGCGCGGGTCCTGGCCGGCGGTGGCTCGATCCGTCTCACGCCCATCCTGATCCCGCCGTTCTACTGGTACTGGTGGCTGCGCTGGTGTCGTGTGTTCACCGTGCGGGGCCGCGTGGTCTGTGCCGACGGAACTCCGGTTCCCGCAGCCGAGGTGTGCGCGTTCGACATGGACGGCTGGGCCTTCTGGCATTCCAAGCAGCAGGTCGGATGCGCGACCACCGACCAGAACGGCGCGTTCGAGATCCGCTTCCGCTGGTGCTGCGGGCTCTGGCCCTGGTACTGGTGGCGCCGGCGGGTGTGGGAGTTCGATCCCGACCTCGCCAAGCTCTTCGGCTCCGCCGTGCGCATGAATCCGGACCTCGCGTTCGACCCCCCCGGGGGCGTGCCCAGCTTGAAGCCGTTCGCGACCCTGCTGCGCGACACGGGCATCGACACGACGTCGCCGCTCGGTCCCGATCAGCTGGATTCGCTCGAGCGGGTCCGCCTCCGGCTCCTGGAGCGCCTGCCGCAGGTCCCCGAGCTCGAGCGGCTGCACATCTGGCCGTTCCATCCCTGGTATCCCTGGCGGGACTGCCACCCCGACCTGGTCTTCCGGGTCACCCAGGACTGCGGCCAGCCCGGCACGGTCATCGTGGACGAGGGGTGGTTCGATACGCGCTGGAACGTTCCCACCGACCTGACCGTCACGTTGGTGGCGAACGACAAGGCGTGCTGCATCGACGACGGCTGCCAGGACCCGCCGTGTGACGACGACGAATGCCTGGTCGTCACATCCGTCTGCGGATACACCATCGACCAGATCGGCGGCAACCTGGGCGCGCCGGCCGCTCCGGTCGGATACGCCCGCCCGGGCGCGGTGACCGCGGGCACGCAAGCGTACAACGGCGACCGGCCGTTCGGCGGCAGCGTGAACGTGGTCAAGAACGGCGCGGACACGCTGGGTGTCGACTACTACGAGATCGAGTACGACGGCGGCTCGGGCTGGACTCCGCTGCCGTTCGGCTGGGCGCACAACATCACCCGCGCCTGGCTCCAGACGGACGGTGCGCTGTGGACCAGCGGTGCCGAGGTCTTCAAGTGGGACAACACGCTCGCCGCCGGCCACAGCGTCATCGAGAGCCGCGAGCACTTCGAGGCGAACGGGCCGTTCAACGACTGGTTCCCGCCGGGCGCCCCGGGCAGCAGCCGCTTCTGGACGTCCAACAAGTACCTGCTGATGTCCCTGGATTCCACGAAGTTCGCGGACGGCACCTATCGCTTCCGCGTGATCGGCTGGGATCTGGTGGGCGGTGCGCTGCAGAACCCGCAGGTCATCCCGCTGTGTGGCACGCAGCAGGACAACGAGCTGGTGCTGACGTTCGACAACCGCGTGGTCGACTCCGCCACGCACGACCCGACGCACCTCTGCGGATCCGTGCACACGTGCACCACCGAGCCCGACACACACTTCGTGGCGGTGCGCATCAACGGACAGAGCGTCGGTCCCTGCGAGACGGTGCCCTCCGGGCCCGGCACGCTGGAGATCGACTTCATGGCGCTCGACCCCGACGAGCACCTGGGAGGCTACAGCCTCATCGCCACCTACGGTCTCAACCAGTCGCGCAACCTGCTCAACCAGCCCGGCTCGACGGTCACCACGTTGGTGCCGGGGCTGCCGAGCGGATGGCAGGCGGCGCCCGCGTCGAGCGAGGGCACGTATGGGGTCGCGCTCGCGCAGGGCGCGGTGGCGCCGCACTGGCGGGGTGGTTCCTTCCGCCTGACGGTGCCGCTGACGGAGGCGTTCCCCGAGCCGTGCTGCTATCAGCTCGAGCTCCGCGCCTGGAAGCGCACCGTGGTGAGCTGCAGCGGCAACTACGACCACCGCAACCTGAGCGAGTACACGCTCGGGGTGGGTGTCTGTCCCTGA
- the rsgA gene encoding ribosome small subunit-dependent GTPase A, translating to MTSSTGWVEEALGGVYRVVLEDGRRVEASVRGRLKQSGGGTERIVVGDVVRVTAEGDTWAIAERGARRSELVRAGFRARAGKVIAANLDHIAVMVAAADPAAREEWIDRMLVIGEHAGLTPLLLINKLDLPGAPERVAALTHLYAAVGYPVHAVSVVSGTGLEALREALTGHESALVGPSGVGKSSVLNALVPDLAARTGTVSGDGRGRHTTVSSRAVPLAGGGHVVDTPGFADAEPWDVPPEDLDLCFPELRVLRAQCRFRACTHMHEPGCAVRDALGVQVPESRYRSYRKLRDSLEERARRDW from the coding sequence ATGACGTCCTCCACGGGCTGGGTCGAAGAGGCCCTGGGCGGCGTGTACCGCGTGGTGCTGGAGGACGGGCGGCGGGTGGAGGCCAGCGTGCGCGGGCGGCTCAAGCAGAGCGGTGGGGGCACGGAGCGGATCGTGGTCGGGGACGTGGTGCGCGTCACCGCCGAAGGCGACACCTGGGCCATCGCGGAGCGCGGCGCACGCCGCAGCGAGCTGGTGCGCGCCGGCTTCCGTGCGCGTGCCGGGAAGGTGATCGCCGCCAATCTGGACCACATCGCCGTCATGGTCGCGGCGGCCGACCCCGCGGCCCGCGAGGAATGGATCGACCGCATGCTCGTGATCGGCGAGCACGCGGGCCTCACGCCCCTCCTGCTCATCAACAAGCTGGATCTGCCGGGCGCGCCCGAGCGGGTGGCGGCGCTCACCCACCTCTACGCAGCCGTCGGCTACCCCGTGCACGCCGTATCCGTCGTGTCCGGCACCGGACTCGAAGCGCTGCGCGAAGCGTTGACCGGGCACGAATCCGCGTTGGTGGGTCCGTCCGGCGTGGGCAAGAGCTCCGTCCTCAACGCGCTCGTACCCGACCTGGCCGCGCGCACGGGCACGGTGAGCGGCGACGGACGGGGCCGGCACACGACGGTGTCGTCGCGCGCGGTGCCGCTGGCCGGCGGCGGCCACGTCGTCGACACGCCCGGCTTCGCCGACGCCGAGCCCTGGGACGTCCCGCCGGAGGATCTCGACCTCTGCTTCCCGGAGCTGCGCGTCCTGCGCGCGCAGTGTCGCTTCCGCGCGTGCACGCACATGCACGAGCCGGGATGCGCCGTGCGGGACGCGCTCGGCGTACAGGTGCCCGAGTCGCGCTACCGCAGCTATCGCAAGCTTCGCGACTCGCTCGAGGAGCGCGCGCGCCGCGACTGGTGA
- a CDS encoding M24 family metallopeptidase translates to MRRLVLPLLLLAAPLSAQAPAPVPDEAPARYHVLPPLRVQADEQLAWTSARLDRVLPALMREYDVHMWILSMREYAEDPVFWSITAPTTFAARRRSIYVFFDRGEGQGVERIALGGGTQGGLYEAYRSTRPAPTGQETAELWGDEQWRLLRELVEDRDPRNIVLNIDEHWAFSDGLHAGEREALERALGDPYVRRVKREPRLALNYIALRVPEMMPRYRQIQETVHAIISEAFSNAVITPGVTTTDDVLWWMRQKVNDLGMTTWFQTSVDIQRPGEAWPVGGQSGVIQRGDVLWTDFGVVAMGQRTDTQHMAYVLRDGETGVPSGIQQCLANSNRLQDILLAHMEPGLTGNQVLANALGQMRSEGIDGTIYTHPIGDHGHGAGPLIGRWDAQDGVPHRGDAVLLASTWHSIELQATTPVPEWNGKGLSCRQEEEAYLDEQGERHWAFRRQSRFHLVW, encoded by the coding sequence ATGCGCCGTCTCGTGCTCCCGCTGTTGCTCCTGGCCGCTCCGCTGTCCGCGCAGGCCCCCGCGCCCGTCCCGGACGAGGCGCCGGCCCGGTATCACGTCCTGCCGCCGCTCCGCGTCCAGGCGGACGAGCAGCTCGCCTGGACCTCGGCGCGCCTCGACCGGGTCCTGCCCGCGCTGATGCGCGAGTACGACGTCCACATGTGGATCCTCTCCATGCGCGAGTACGCGGAGGATCCGGTGTTCTGGTCCATCACCGCGCCGACCACCTTCGCGGCCCGGCGCCGCTCCATCTACGTCTTCTTCGACCGGGGCGAGGGGCAGGGGGTGGAGCGCATCGCGCTGGGAGGCGGGACGCAGGGTGGGCTCTACGAGGCCTACCGCTCGACGCGCCCGGCGCCGACCGGTCAGGAGACGGCCGAGCTGTGGGGGGACGAGCAGTGGCGTCTGCTGCGCGAGCTGGTCGAGGACCGCGATCCCCGCAACATCGTGCTCAACATCGACGAGCACTGGGCGTTCAGCGACGGGCTGCACGCAGGCGAGCGTGAGGCGCTCGAGCGGGCGCTCGGCGACCCGTACGTCCGGCGCGTGAAGCGCGAGCCCCGCCTCGCCCTGAACTACATCGCGCTGCGCGTGCCGGAGATGATGCCGCGGTATCGCCAGATCCAGGAGACCGTGCACGCGATCATCTCCGAGGCGTTCTCCAACGCGGTGATCACGCCCGGTGTGACCACGACGGACGACGTGCTCTGGTGGATGCGTCAGAAGGTGAACGACCTCGGGATGACGACCTGGTTCCAGACATCGGTGGACATCCAGCGGCCCGGCGAGGCCTGGCCGGTCGGGGGACAGAGCGGCGTCATCCAACGCGGGGACGTGCTCTGGACGGACTTCGGCGTCGTCGCCATGGGCCAGCGGACCGACACGCAGCACATGGCCTACGTGCTGCGAGACGGGGAGACCGGCGTCCCGTCCGGGATCCAGCAGTGCCTCGCCAACTCCAACCGTCTCCAGGACATCCTGCTGGCGCACATGGAGCCGGGCCTCACGGGCAATCAGGTGTTGGCGAACGCGCTCGGGCAGATGCGCTCGGAGGGGATCGACGGCACCATCTACACGCACCCGATCGGCGACCACGGCCACGGGGCCGGTCCGCTCATCGGGCGCTGGGACGCCCAGGACGGCGTGCCGCACCGGGGAGATGCGGTGTTGCTGGCGTCCACGTGGCACTCGATCGAGCTGCAGGCCACGACCCCGGTGCCGGAATGGAACGGAAAGGGCTTGAGCTGCCGCCAGGAGGAGGAGGCGTACCTGGACGAACAGGGCGAGCGCCACTGGGCCTTCCGGCGCCAGAGCCGCTTCCACCTGGTGTGGTAG